The window CATGAGCGAGAGCTTCCCGACGGTCTCGAAGGACGCCACGCTCGACGAGATCAGCAACCTGCTCGAGCACTACAAGGCCGTGATGATCACCGAAGCCGGCGAGACGGTCGGGATCATTACCGAGGCCGACATCGCCGCGCGGCTGTCCTGATCGGACGATTCGGCCGCGCTCGTCCTCGAGCCCGGCGTCAGCCTTCGGAGCCCTCGGCGTGCTCGTCGACGAACGCCTCGATCCGACTCAGCGCCTCGCGTAAATCGGCCAGCCCCGTCGCGTACGAGACGCGGAGGTGGCCCTCCCCGCCGGTCCCGAAGACGTCACCCGGGACGACGGCGACGCCCTGCTCGCGGAGCAGTTCCTCGGCGAACTCCTCGCTCGTCCAGCCCTCGGGGACCTCGGGGAAACAGTAGAACGCCCCCTTGGCCTCGAAGACGTCCATGCCGATCTCGCGGAACCGCGAGAGGACGAACTGCCGCCGTCGGTCGTACTGATCGACCATGTTCCGGACCTCGTCCCCGCAGGAGTCGAGCGCCTCGAGGGCGGCGTGCTGGGCCGTCGTCGGCGCCGACAACATCGCATACTGGTGGATCTTGTTCATCGCGCCCACCGCGTCCGCGGGGGCAAGCGCGTATCCCAGCCGGAGTCCGGTCATCGCGTGGGCCTTCGAGAAGCCGTTGAAGACGACCGTCCGCTCGCGCATCCCCTCGAGTGTTGCGATAGAGGTGTGCTCCCCGTCGCCGTCGTAGGTCAACTCGGCGTAGATCTCGTCGGAGAGGACCAGCAGGTCGTGCTCGCGGGCGAACTCGGCGATCGGCTCGAGGTCCGTCTCGCGCATGATCGCCCCCGTCGGATTGTTCGGGTAACAGAGCACGAGCAGGTCGGCCTCGTCCGCACCGGCCGCCTCGAGGGCGTCGACGGTGAGCCGGAAGTCGTCCTCGCGGTAGGTCGGGACGGGCAGCACCTCGCCGCCGGCGAAGATCACGCCGGGTTCGTAGGAGATGTACGACGGCTGGGCGACGGCGACGGTGTCGCTGGGATCGACGAACGCCCGGAAAGCGAGGTCGACGGCCTCGCTCGCGCCGGCGGTGACGATGATCTCCTCGCCCGGATCGTACTCCAGGTCGAACCGGTCGTCGGCGTAGTCGGCGATCGCCTCCCGGAGTTCGCGCATCCCCCGATTGGCCGTGTAGGAGGTCTTGCCCTGCTCGAGGGAGGTGATCGCCGCGTCCCGGGCCGCCCAGGGGGCCGCGAAGTCGGGCTCGCCGACCCCGAGCGAGATGACCTCGTCGCGCTCCTCGGCGATTTCGAAGAACCGCCGGATGCCCGAGGGCGGCACCGCCTGCACGCGTTCCGAGGGTTCGAAGTCGAATTCGGGGTCGGACTCGGGCCCGGACTCGGACTCGAAACCGGCGTCGGACTCGCGGGTCATGGCGAGAACGAGAGTCGATCGTCCTCCTCGCCGTCGCCGAGTTCGATCCCTTGCTCCTTGTAGGAAGTCATCACGTAGTGGGTGACCGTCTGGGTGATCTCTGGGACCGGCGCGACCTTCTCGCTGATGAACTGCGACACCTCCCGGATGGAGTCGCCCTCGATCTCCATGTCGAAGTCGTAGTCGCCGCTGACAAGCCGAAGCGCCGTCACTTCGGGG of the Halobiforma lacisalsi AJ5 genome contains:
- a CDS encoding pyridoxal phosphate-dependent aminotransferase; the encoded protein is MTRESDAGFESESGPESDPEFDFEPSERVQAVPPSGIRRFFEIAEERDEVISLGVGEPDFAAPWAARDAAITSLEQGKTSYTANRGMRELREAIADYADDRFDLEYDPGEEIIVTAGASEAVDLAFRAFVDPSDTVAVAQPSYISYEPGVIFAGGEVLPVPTYREDDFRLTVDALEAAGADEADLLVLCYPNNPTGAIMRETDLEPIAEFAREHDLLVLSDEIYAELTYDGDGEHTSIATLEGMRERTVVFNGFSKAHAMTGLRLGYALAPADAVGAMNKIHQYAMLSAPTTAQHAALEALDSCGDEVRNMVDQYDRRRQFVLSRFREIGMDVFEAKGAFYCFPEVPEGWTSEEFAEELLREQGVAVVPGDVFGTGGEGHLRVSYATGLADLREALSRIEAFVDEHAEGSEG